The region CGAGCGCGAGGAAGGACGCGGCCATCGCGACGGCTGCCGTGCGACGTGTCTTCTGtcgcggctgcggctgcggctgcgacGGGGAAGGCGTGGAGGCGGCTGTGCCTCTCctcttggcggcggcggcggcggcggtggaggacggTGGTGCCGTGGCCGCGGGCGGGGACGcgcgaggcgcgcgcgcgctcacGGTGGCGGTTGATCTCCGGCGTTCCGGTGCTGGTGCGGCGGCCGTTGGGAGAGCTTGGGATTTTGCCGTGTCGTGGGGGGAagtcgccgtcgtctccgtGGAGAAGCAATACGCGCTTGGGTCACTGGCGATTGGGGCCCCGAGGCCTACACGTGTAGCGGGCGAATGGAGGGGCGACACGTGTCCGTGAGACGTCATGGCTTGGTGCACGGACCGTAGGATGCACGATGGGCGGCCCGGATCCAGCGCCGGTCATGGGTTCGCACCCGTTAATGGGCCGGGCCTTTTTGTGCTTGTGACATTCTTTCTTGGAACGTAATGGGCTAGCCCAATACAAAGAGAAAGAGGAAGCTATGGAAACAAGAGGCTCTACACACCGTAAGAAAATCTGCTTCCCtcaaagtagaaaaaaaatgttgttcaTCTATAGTTACGTATCTGGGCAGAGATACGTCTAGATACGTAAATAGAAACAGTTAGTTTTTGAAGTGGAAGGAGTATTACTGTTGTTTGGGCACCAACCAGTCAAACACTGGGCAAAGTACGTTTAAAAATCCACAAGGAGGAACATTTAAGAATCGAGATCAATGGTCAAACACGGCTCGATGATCCACAGACAGACCACCGGCAGACTTTGCTTGGCTGCTTCCCTTTCCAGCGTGCTGAACATGCCGACGAGTCCAAGATCCATAAAGCATCAGAAACCCAGCACACAGATCACACACGATTACACAGCAGCAGAGTACGTAGCAGACGCACCAACGTATCCTCATGGCCGTGCCTACACTTGTACTACTGCAAAGTGCCCGATCGAGCAATCAGCCTGTCACTGCACACTAGCGATTCTGGTGCCAATAGTAAAGTGGAGTAATAATATGTTTAATTCATTCGGACACCTGCCTCTGCAGCCAATACATTGGGTAGGTGCCTTCGGtttgtgaagaaaaaaattgccaCGACAGTTAGCGTGGAAAaggccaaacaatatatttataaacgaaaaataatttataaataaaatttttatatatttatttttagtgatctaaaaacaaatattagaaaatacattaaaataaaaaacctctaaaataaactctaactttaaaattgaaaattaaaagttttagTTTACAAAGAAGCTAAAAGACGAGGGCAAATGAGTAAATGACCTTGATCGTTTCACAACCGCCGGCTGGTTGCCCGACCGGCTGCCGATGCGACTGCGCACTGAAATGCCGGAGTCCCATTGTCGGGTTGGTCACGCGACCTGCAGCTTGGCCCAGCTAGGCAGCTAGCAGCGACATTAATACGGTTTATGGATGGGACTAAACTTTTTTAGTTCTATGTTATATTAGATGTTTGATACTaatttaaaacattaaatatagactaataaaaaactaaatgagtggtaatccttgaaatgaatattttaaacctaattaatctataattagagcatatttactgtagcatcacataggctaatcatggattaattacgcttaatagattcgttttgcgaattagtctaagattataaataagttttattaatagtttacgtttactatttataataaacatcTAAACATTCGACTACACCGCCTACTATTAACACTCCAATCGGATAGATGCACGCCGTGATCGTGGGTGGTTCGCTGCCGGGACGCCGTGCATTCCGCCGGCTGCCACTCGAGCTCGAGACGACGTGGATGCCGCGGGCGCCATGAGGGGTGGGCCCGTGGGGTGCTCCCGGTTGGTTGGGCTGCCCTCACGTACGCCGTACGTGCTACCCCAAACCTGTGGCTAGTTACCACCAGACTCGCAACATCGCTAATTGGGTTGTTGGTCCTGTCCTGTACAAGACAAAAGTGAAACCCGTCTTCATTGCTGTTGTTGGGTAGGTTCAGTACTTCTCTTACACCACTTTCAAAAATTGGTTCGCCGGAATACTCGTTAAAATACCACTTCCAACCGGTCTCCGCCCCaagcgtcatcacctccgccgctCTCGGCCTTGCCCACGCCGCTCCTGCCTATGCCACAGCCCCTCCACCGCGAGTGTTGTTGCCTCCACCACTCCTGTCCTCATGCCGCGTCGCTCCTGTCCACGCCGCAACCCCTCCGTCGCTCGCGGCCTCTCCTCCTGGAGTCGAGGCAAGAGTGCAACCGCTCTCAGCCCAAGGGCAATTTCTTTCGGCGTGTGGTGAGATGGGGCATAAATTGAtccgaatgaaaaaatgacaaataaatattatcaATCAGTTGAAAGTGATATTTTAACTAAGCGATTTCGTGGAGTGGCATTCAGACGAAACCAACTTTTCAAAGTGGCATGATATCCGATTTCTCTTTTCAATGTGTGTGTGCATGCGCGCGTTcgtaggagagagagaaatatgCTTAGAGGTTGTAGCGTTGTTCTCGCAGCATGGTCCCAAAGCACTAAGCACTGAGATGTACGGTTTGTGGTCGTTGTGTCACGTATACGTCGAATCCACCCGTTTCAGAGCTGCAATAGAGATAAGAGCATGTTTGCTTTATGGCAAACACGGTGTTTGTAAAAAAGGTTGCCTTAATACAATAATTGTACttataaagtaagtcatataTAACATTAGCTTATGATGCACCTTATGCTTAAGGTCTATCacaagcaaaaagaaaatatttggcgtccatataaaaaaaataaaacggtAAACAGCcttgatttgatttatattgCTTACTCATTTGAAGATTATGTTTCAATCGCTGAATCATTTTGTTGATCCATGTCTTTTCGAATGTGCCGCAAACAAGCAAACATGTTGCTCAAACAGTGCGATTAACGCTTCTTTcacgagattttttttctcaacgtGATTGGCATGATGTCAACTGTCAAGGGTACACTCGGATTAGGGAGCCATGAGGGGATATTGTTGATGTCTTTATGCCAAATGATACtttgattttgtttgcttGCTTGTCCTTTCGTCTTTCTAGGATTTAAATGGATAATTTAACTTGAAGAACTAAGCTCGAATTATATATCTATAGACATCACACCATTTTCATCTGATTTTGATGTGTTAGAGTTTAATTGCCAGGCTGAATTAGGAAAAAGAGTTTATACTTTATTAGCAGGAGCAACATTAACCAGCACGGTATACATACGTAGAAGTCTTCaagttctcaaaaaaattttccaaaaacttcacatcaaatttttggatatctaaatagagcattaaatgtacaggaacattaaaactaattacacagagaaattgtgagacgaatcttttgagcctaattagtacgtgattagtcataagtgctacagtaactagtatgtgctaatgacggattaattagactcaaaaaatttgtcccgcagtttcttggcggaatctgtaatttgttttataattaaactatgtttaatacttcaaatatatgtccatatattcgatgtgatgtttttgaaaaaaaattgcaaattgATCTGGGCGTAAATAGAGTAATAGGGGACTCGTGAGTacacatgattaatattttatccgtttgatattataagatactacatccgttttatattataagactttatacgcttgcctaaattcatttattgataaatgtatataatctatatatgtgtctagatttattaatatccatataaatctaggcaatgttaaaaagtcttacattgtgaaacgaatAGAGTATTTTAGTTCTACCTATATTTATTAAtggattaataaatatattttatataatacctctattctaaaatataaacataatttatatacgtagAAGTCTTTTGTTTAAAAGCAACTAAAGAGACTAATAGGGAGTGTTGTTGGTAGACCTGATTACAACTCACTCCATTTCATGTTACAAGATGGTTTAATTCTATCCAGATTTATCAATGGATTCATTAGTATGTGTTTCATGTTACAAGTTGATTTAATtctatctagattcattgatgGATTTATTAGTATGTTTTATATACCCTCTATTGTaagatataatcatttctaatttctaggttgtttagtataaattatgaagatataaaaaaaatcctcttaGTCATTTCGATgatcaattttgaattttgacttaaatatattttcttttagctcTGAACCCATTGGAATGATTAAAATCACGAGAATCAATGCAGAAATGACTACAACCTAATCTTTTACTTctgtttttacttataataaaaaaattgaattttcaatattaaatttatagttgattttgtaggattgtttatcatagtttatttttcagcatttatttttagatctctaaaaacacatatataaattttttattcataaattagtatttatataaatctaaaaatgttaaaacatgaaaaaaagacGATAAAGTATCGAGCTGCTGTTGACATGAATCCAACTCCCACGAGGTGCCTTAAAACCGGACGGATACGGCGGCTGTATCTGCCACTGCTCTCCTCTCCGCTCCGCCGTGTAGTCCCAACTCCAGCGGCCAGCCACACGGCCGTGGTCCGCCGCAGCAGGCAgctctagcagcagcaactATCAGTCCAACCCACGGTCCCAAAACCACACCCACCCACACAAGCGAAGAGACCAGCCCATACAGCGATATaacctttaattaattaattattatagagaaaaaaataaaaaataggagCACCCAAGGACCCAGCCCCAAaacctcctcccctctcgtCTCTTTCCGTGCTCCTCCGAatcggtgggccccacctcaCCTCCCCACGCGTCCCCGCCCGatcactcctcctcctcctctactaaacccctccgccaccgcgcctcctcctcctccctccaccACTCGCGCCCCCATCACCCCCTCACCCACCCATCGCCGCCACTGGCCTAGCGGCTGGGAGCTGCAGGCAGCTGCCCCGTGGTCGCGCGCCGTTGCTGTCCCGGACGACGGCCACGCATTTTTTCTTTCCCGCGCTTCAAgccggagggagggaggtaTGGCGGTGGCGGGTACGGGGGTGTTCGCGGAGATCCTCGAGGGCGAGGTCTACAGGTACTACGCCGACGGGGAGTGGCGCGCCTCGGCCTCCGGGAAGTCCGTCGCCATCGTCAACCCGACCACGCGCCAGACGCAGTACAGGGTGCAAGGTGGGTGGGCGTGCGTGCATGCGAGCCTTTTGCTCTGAGCATGGTGCTACTACTGTCTTCGTCTCCGCTGGTTTGGGAGGAGCTGTGTGGCCGATTGCTccttggccgccgccgactggattattgattgattgattgacgTCGATATTTACGAAGTTCATCACAGCTTAGTTGATCGGCGCCGCTAGTAACTGAGTGCGCGCTCACCTTTAATTCTGATAGCTCCCTTTACTTGATTGGTTTCCCTTTCGATTCCCAATTGCTCCCCGATTTGTCGACCAcgaatttactttttttttcggCGCAATAACATATACTACCTCGGATTCATCGCTGGTTTCATGCTTGCTGCTGGTACTACAGTTTGAGCGTTGCTGAGAATTGCAAAAGGGAGTTGACTTTGAGCTTACTGTCACAATTAGCTGAGGAATTCGGGTCCTTTGTGTGCAGCATGCACCCAGGAGGAGGTGAACAAGGTGATGGAGGTGGCGAAGGTTGCGCAGAAGGCGTGGGCGCGCACCCCGCTGTGGAAGCGCGCGGAGCTCCTGCACAAGGCGGCCGCCATCCTGAAGGAGCACAAGGCCCCGATTGCAGAGTGCCTCGTCAAGGAGATCGCCAAGCCGGCTAAGGATGCAGTTTCTGAGGTCAGTGGCCGTTTGTACTTACTTGGTGGTCACTCACTGGTGCCCATTCTTCAGGCTAACAGACAAAGATGGTTTTGTTGGGTTTGGTAGGTGGTGAGGTCCGGGGATTTGGTGTCATACACAGCTGAGGAGGGTGTTCGGATACTGGGAGAAGGCAAGCTGCTGGTGTCTGATAGCTTCCCCGGCAACGAACGGAACAAGTACTGTTTGAGCTCCAAGGTATGTGTGTTAGTTTCAGACGACTTCGGTTAAGTCTGTTTTCCATGTTGTTTCTGTCTCCGATTTGACTATAAATAGCGATGAAAGAAATAAGCATGTCGTTCAACTATTGACTAATGGAGAGCGGATTGACAAAGTTGAGGCTTAGGGGCACGGGGCACCTGTCAAAATCATGTTTTAATATGTAGtacatgtattatatataaaatgagGTTGATATAAATTATGAAACTCATTGACACACCTATAAAGTAATATGGTATTATGGAATATTCCTTGGATGCTAATACTAATAGCCCATGTCATTCTGGTTTGTTTCATCGTCATGGGGTGACCTCTGAAATTAGGACTTCTCCCTAAGTCTGGGACCAGGATTGGCTGTAGTGGAACTGCATGCTATCCCATTCATCCATCTGTATGAGAAGGGTCGAGATTATCAGTTACAGTAACACTACAACAGTAAGCTACGATACATTAGTCTACAGTACCCGGGTGAATCTCGTCTGATCTGGCAGTCATAGTGTAGTTACACTACCAACTGCAGCAAAACCAGATCCCTGAGCCTGTATGTCCCTTGTTGATCTTTTCTCCTCTATCTGTTTACATTTTGGACTTCAAACATAAAAGAAGTGCTTCCGAATTTATGTGCTTCTAATACATGTGCTCACTTGGCCAAAGTTAGACAAAATTAGGCAGGTATCAATGTGTCTATCCATAACTAAGGAAAAATGGCTGTAATCCAGACCCGACCACAGCTCAGACAAGCTTGGAACGAAACCATTCTGCATTTGATAATGTCCTAAATTGGGtatctgaactctgaactgAACTTATTGAAGAGCTTCCTCTGTTGAATTATTGTATTTTCCACCAATTTGCCgaagcataaaaaataaaatgtagtcTACTATGATGCAAACCTTTGATTCTCTGTGATCGGTATACGGTAGTTATCCCCACTTTCATTTTGTTCATTTAGTTGAGTTATAATCTTGTGGCGAACTTGAACAAATTATTGAGTTTGGAGTGTAACTGGTACTTTCTAAACGAACTTTCTTGACCCATTTGACCATTATTGTTGGGGTTGTGAAATTAGATACTTCCCATAGAAGCAAAGTGTTGCCAGTAGATGACGGGAAAACGTTCAGCTATGGTTGTTGCTCTTGGTTTCTTTTCAGAGAGATTGTTACAGTGCCGTGTTCATTAGTTCTTTGATCATCTGACTTTGCACATTAAACAAAACATAGTTTCAAAGATGTTATTCCTTAGTAATAACTATCAATACCTTGAtggttttgaaatttgaatagatCACATATATTTCCTCAATTGCTTAAGACTTATAATTATATGGTTTGTGCGAGGAACTCAATTCCAAAGATTGTGTTTTTTCAATAATCTTTTCTTATCTCAAGAAGATACCGGATTGTTGAAATTTAGTATCATGTATTCTTCTGCATGTTCTAGATTGTATGTTCAAGCAATTTTTTCATGAGTCGTCAGAGTAAGGTTGATACATTGACTGTCAATGGTCCATTGAGCTGTACTTGAAATCCTGAAATTGCTGATCCATCGTTATGTTTCCTTCAGGATCTAATACAGCATCATATTCATGTAGGTTCCTCTTGGAGTAGTGTTGGCAATCCCACCATTTAATTATCCTGTCAACTTAGCAGTCTCCAAGATTGGCCCAGCACTAATTGCTGGCAATGCTCTTGTTCTCAAGCCTCCAACTCaggtatatataaaagatctGCCCGTGTTTAAAGCAGATACATTTTGAAGTAAAACATACGAAAATGGTGTACTTCTGTTCAAACAGGGAGCAGTCGCTGCACTACATATGGTGCACTGTTTCCACCTTGCTGGTTTCCCAAAAGGCTTGATAAATTGCGTCACTGGGAAAGGTTCTGAAATTGGCGATTTTCTTACAATGCATCCCGGAGTCAACTGCATAAGGTATCACCTGCTCCTGTTTCTAGCATCCTCAGATTTCATGAGACACCTGCTCCTGTTTCTAAACAGTAAAACACTTGTGCCATGTAGCTTTACGGGAGGAGATACTGGTATAGCCATTTCAAAGAAGGCTGGAATGGTCCCACTTCAGATGGAGCTTGGAGGAAAAGATGCTTGCATTGTGTTAGAGGATGCAGACCTGGATTTAGTGGCAGCAAATATAGTAAAAGGAGGCTTCTCTTACAGGTACAAAATAATGAATTCGATTGACCAATCTACAGGTTAGAACAAAATTTGTCTTAGGTATCACAATCCAAATATTTTTGGCCGGGTTGACCTAAGGAGGAGCCCGACGAATTGCATTAAGAATTTATAGTTAGTTTTACATAGTGCTTAGTACATAAGGGAACTTTTACATCAGCGGAAGACTGCCAAATAGTGGAGTTAAACTACCAATACCCACCAAACCAAGAGTACAAGCTAGCAACTAATCATCTTGCGGCTTGAACAGACCAGATTTATCGCTTCCACGACAATTCAAATATGGCCACCACAATTCCTTAGAAAAGTGAAAGAAAGCAACCACTGGAAGTCATAAAAGCTTTCAGATAAGTTTTATCTAACAGAAGATGACATGTCGCTTCCAAGTTGTGTCATGTACACAAGATAGTGTTGTCATATTCCccggaaaaacaaaagatagtGTTGCCATATGCACATATTCTTTTACTTGCTTCCATCATTGTaccataatattattttagataGTTCTATACTCTCATATTTTGTCTTTGTGCcagtttattattttgttcttgGTTTCTATTATTCTCCATACATTGCCAAAATTCTTACTGATTTGCACCAAATCTTATCTGAATTGTACTGATATCTTATTGCAACATAGTGGCCAGAGGTGTACTGCTGTAAAAGTCGTGCTGATCATGGAATCTGTTGCTGATATCGTGGTAGAGAAGGTCAAGGCCAAGTTGGCAAAACTGACAGTTGGCCCACCTGAGGCTGATTCTGATATCACCCCAGTTGTAACAGAATCCTCAGCTAATTTTATTGAGGGTTTGGTCATTGATGCAAAGGAGAAAGGAGCAACCTTTTGTCAGGAGTATAGGAGAGAAGGCAACCTTATCTGGCCGTTGCTACTGGATCACGTCCGGCCTGACATGAGGATTGCTTGGGAGGAGCCATTTGGCCCTGTCTTGCCTGTGATTAGGATCAACTCGGTTGAGGAAGGCATCCACCATTGCAACGCCAGCAATTTTGGGCTGCAGGTGCACACTCACATACATTAAAATGGATACTGATGAATCTTGATGTCATGTTGCAACATGAATACCATTGTACAGCTTATCCATCTGTGCATTACGCCATTTCAGGGATGTGTGTTCACCAAGGATATCAACAAAGCAATCATGATCAGCGATGCGATGGAGACCGGAACCGTGCAGATCAACTCTGCACCGGCTCGAGGACCTGACCATTTCCCCTTCCAGGTACTATTGTTACCATGCCATTAACTCGGTTTGGCAACGTTCCGTTCAATTAACTCTTGCTTTCTGCAGTTGTTTCTGATTTGGTGTTTCCTCTGGGGTTTGAAATACAGGGCCTGAAGGACAGTGGAATTGGATCCCAGGGGATAACTAACAGCATAAACATGATGACCAAGGTGAAGAGCACCGTCATAAACCTACCATCTCCATCCTACACCATGGGCTGAGGTGGTCATGTAGATGAATCAGATTTCACACGAGTAAAATGTAGAGAATTCAAATGTTTTTGTAACCACGTGACATTTGTACGCTATTTGCACTACAGTTCTCCCTGTATGTTGTTGGCTCCTTTACAATAAAGAATAAAGCATGTTGAAGTACGAGTTTTCTGGTTTGCTTCCCCCAGTGAATATCTTTCAGAGAATAAGCATTAAACAAAGCACAGTGAAGTATCGTGCAACCCGCCATAAGAGGTAAAGGTCGGCTGTTCTTCAATAAATTACTGTATGTGCATACTGAACTTGTAAGAACCAATGGTTAAGTCAAGCAGAAATTGTAAGAGGACGACAGATTTGGGCCATGGTAATGAATTAATCAAGGTACAAACCAATGGTTGCTGGTACATCACCAGCAAATGGAAGTTGCACTACTAGGAATAGCATATTTATATTCCAAGTCTCCAAGGTTTATATACACATTTGATGTACCGAACAACTGACAACAGGCGCTTGCTTTGAAAGCGCACTATTTTTAACATGTAGTGTAGCGAAGTAAATCTGTAAATGAGTAAATTAGCCTTTAGCCCACATGATTCACTATGGATCATCCTTAAACCTATCCTTTTACTTTGGATAGgttaaatttatcattattACAGTTCGACCAACCCGAACAATTTTTAAGTACACCTCAATGACCTTAAACACACGGGATCCACCCTCCGGTACACCCTGTAACTTGCCAAAATGGATGTTAGATATGGCTATAGAAGTTATTCGGTGCAATCTAAACTGTAACAATGGTAAATACCagatccaaaataaaaaaatatagacataAGGATGATCTAAAGTGAAAGTTGGTAATAAAAGATGATGTACTCTTTGTAGATTAACTTTCAACAGCCTTTCTtctctaaaataacttttggCAACCACTCTGAAGCCGTGTAACACAATTCAACAGAGCAATTTGCAATCGAAATTTCGGGCGTGCGCCGTTGCAGTTAGAACTTAGAACGTTACTTCGCTAAGGAATATTGATCGTTTCTCTATGCAAACAATACTTTCAACTAGGCAACTAGCCAACATTATCGCTTGCATCATGCATAATCTGGCATGACCTTCTTGAGGAATTTGATTGGGTGAGATTCCTCAGGCACAAACTCATCAAAGGGAACATAGTATCTATCCTTGTCGTAAACATGGCATTTAGTCATTATTGTTTTCATCAACCGCCAATTCCAGCTGGCTTCATTGATGTACTGCACGTAGAAAGTATCAAGGTGTCAGGGGAGGATAAATGAAATAATGCTATCAAAAGAACCAGTGAGATTatcagggagagagagagtgagtgagtgaaGTACCTCGCCCCAGTTCTGTTTTATGGAATCATAGGCAGCACGAAGGTTATAGCTTGGAATTCTTGGAGAAATATGGTGCGGAACATGTACATTTATGTCATGGCAAAGTATCTCTACCCTGTAAAATTCATTAGTCGGATATAATTCAACTCTAAGGAATCATGTTCCGGAGATAATTTTAGCAAATCAAGAGATTGGTTCAGCTTGCTCCAGTTGTACAAATGTTGCCAGCCGTATGAAcccttttatgaaaaaatattcacaTGATATCTCATATTTACCACATGCACTTTACTGAAATATTTATCCTATGCTAGTGCTAAATTGGGAGTAGAACTTACCCAATTGAGCTATTAAAGaaatag is a window of Oryza brachyantha chromosome 8, ObraRS2, whole genome shotgun sequence DNA encoding:
- the LOC102720168 gene encoding NADP-dependent glyceraldehyde-3-phosphate dehydrogenase — protein: MAVAGTGVFAEILEGEVYRYYADGEWRASASGKSVAIVNPTTRQTQYRVQACTQEEVNKVMEVAKVAQKAWARTPLWKRAELLHKAAAILKEHKAPIAECLVKEIAKPAKDAVSEVVRSGDLVSYTAEEGVRILGEGKLLVSDSFPGNERNKYCLSSKVPLGVVLAIPPFNYPVNLAVSKIGPALIAGNALVLKPPTQGAVAALHMVHCFHLAGFPKGLINCVTGKGSEIGDFLTMHPGVNCISFTGGDTGIAISKKAGMVPLQMELGGKDACIVLEDADLDLVAANIVKGGFSYSGQRCTAVKVVLIMESVADIVVEKVKAKLAKLTVGPPEADSDITPVVTESSANFIEGLVIDAKEKGATFCQEYRREGNLIWPLLLDHVRPDMRIAWEEPFGPVLPVIRINSVEEGIHHCNASNFGLQGCVFTKDINKAIMISDAMETGTVQINSAPARGPDHFPFQGLKDSGIGSQGITNSINMMTKVKSTVINLPSPSYTMG